A region of the Streptococcus oralis Uo5 genome:
GATTGATGCAGATTTTAAGGATAAGGCCTTAGAAGACCGTTTGATTGCCTATCTAAAGAAAAACACAAAGTACATTCTTTCAGATAGTCGTTTTACAAGAGCAAGAAAAGTGAGTTTCTTAGCTTTGTTCTTGAGTCGAAAATTGTATACGAAAATCTTGCTTACACAAACTAAGCGTTAGGAGAAAAAATGATTTCATTTATTGAAAAAAACTATTTTAAAATCAATTTGCTATTTTTATCAGTTATATCTTTTTACTGTATGGCAGGCTTGATTGTTCCACTTCAGCCAATCTCGGCCAATAAATTTGTCACTCTTGGCATGACCCTCATGGGTGTTTTGTTGGGACTTTATAATTTCTTTATCAAAAAAGTCTATCTGAATGTCCGAAAAATTGAGTATTTGATTCTCTTTTTTCTAATGAATATCCTGACAGCTGCCTTAGTTGTCAAGTATGGATTTTCAACTAATATAAAGAATTTAGTTGTCTTTTTCATCTATTTCTTTGCACTTTATCCAGCCTTTCAGTCTTTCACAGTGAAAAAAGCGCGTGCCCTCTTTGATGTATTCTTTTCAGTTATCACTGTTGCAAATACTATAGGTGTATTTGTATCAATTTGGCAATTCTTCATGCTGCAGGGCTACCGCGTATTGGATTACAAGGGCTTATTGATCCGCCAAGGATTTGTAGAGTCTCGTCTATTTGGGATTCTGGCCAGTCCCAACTATCTCTCTATTATTTCTTTGATGGTGATTATTTATTTGTGGATGCGCTTGTCACTCTACAATACAGTCCTTAAAACTCTGGCTATCTCATCAATTCTGCTAAATTTTGCTTATATTGTACTGTCAGGTTCAAGGACAACCTATATCTGTTTGGTAGTCGTTGCTTTCTTATATGCTTTGATGACGGCTAACTGGTCTAAAAAAACTAAGTCACTTCTTACTGTTCTAGTGACAGTAGGATTGGTATTTGTCGGCTATAATGGTATCAAATATAGTAGCGATATATACTTGAAAGCTCACTCAACTCAAATCCAAAAGAACCAAGAAAATGGACAAAATGGAGACAATAATCTTTCTCTTGAGAGAACTGACACAAGTGAAGAGAATATCTCCAATAACCGTTTTGCCATTTGGCAGTCAACAGCTTCCTTTATCCCTAGACGTCCTCTGTTTGGATATTCAGGAGGAAACTGGTATGAGTTAGGTAAAGAATATGATGCTTCTGCCTATATCATCAAACAACATTATCTTACTCACAACGGCTACCTTGAGTTGTTATTCTATGATGGTATCACAGGTTTTATCCCTATGGCTATCTTTATGCTTTCCTTCATCATTTCAAGTCTTAAGAAATATAAAAAAGACCTTCAAGAAGGTCGCCACAATCATGAATTGATCACCATTCTGTTGATGACTGTTGTTATTCTCATTTCTAACTTGTTCTTGAGTTCAACCTTCTATGGAATTTCTCTACAGGGTTGTATCTTGTTTGTGATTTCAGGTTACTATTTTTCTGTTCTCTATAAAAAAAGAGATGGCTACAGAAAGCTAGACGAAGCAGAAATCAAAGAAGTTGAACTAGATGTCATGGATTACATCCACAATCTCTGTCAAAAAGAGAACATCAACTATTCACTGGCTTATGGAACCTTGCTGGGAGCAGTGAGACACAAGGGTTACATTCCTTGGGATGACGATATTGATATCTCTTTGAAACGCGATGAATACGACAAATTGTATCAAGCTATTTTGCAAGATAATGATCCTGTCTACAAGGTTGTTTCTTGGGAAAATGACGCTCGCTACCCTTACCCATTTTATCGAGTCTATGATGCGCGAACTGTCTATGATAACAACTATATCGAAAATGATATTGATTTAGGGATTTGTGTGGATGTTTTCCCATTTGACTATTATGCTGATGTTAACAAGGACATGGTAAAACTAGATACTTACCGTCGTTTATCAGTCTATACCCTTTATGGCATTCATAATAAGAATGCGAAACTCAAGAATGTTTTCAGATATCTACTTGTCCTTGTTTTTCGTCTGACTCGTGTCAAAACTTGGAACCAAAAGATGAATACCCTATCAATGCAAGAAAAAGATGGAGACTTCATTGACTACCTCATGGAGAACAAAAGAGTTTCTACGAAGTTTGACAAGTCCTTCTTGGATACGACGATTGACAGTCCATTTGAAGATAGAGTTTACAAAATTCCTGAGGCCTATCAGCCAATCCTTTCTGCCATCTACGGAGATGACTTTATGGAAATTCCTCCTCTAGAAAAACGAGTGAAGCATGATGACTTCCTCGCTTATATAAAGGAGGGATAGAAGGTGTTACAATGGTTAAAAAGAAGTTTAGCCAGCCTCTTAGGAGATAAGAAAGACCTGGTTAAAAACCTGCCTATTATCAAGAGTTTAAATAAAAAAGCCAATATCGACTTGGATTCAAAGAGAAGCAATTTGCTCAAAGAAAATTTTGAAGATATTCTAAAGGCAATCTATCAATCGAATCTGAAAACCTATGATATCTGGTTAGACTTTGGGACTTTACTTGGTTTCTACAGGGAAAATGATTTGATTCCGCATGATTTAGATATGGACTTTGGGATTATTATCCCAGACTATGAAGCCTTTTTAAGGGATGAGAAAGTTCTTTTGGAGAAAGGCTTTGTCAGAACAAAAGAGTTCTATTACAATGATAAGCTTGTAGAATTATCCTATAGTTACAAGGGTCTCAATGTGGATTTTATTGTCTATGATAAAAAGGAGGATGCCATCTCCTCAGATACTATTTTCTACATGACAAATGCCTTGGGAAATCCTACAAGATATGAAGTCTACCACTATGAATTGCCCTTTACAGCACTAACTGAATGCAGTTTTAAAGAGATTCTAGTAAAAGTTCCAGAAAATACAAGAGACTACATCAGTCACTTGTATGGGGAGGATTTTGAAATCCCTAACACCCACTACAACTGGAAAGAAAATCCAATTTACAAACAAAAAGATGCTAATTTGGCTAAAGTACTTTTGAAAAAGTAAACTTGGAAATACAAGAAAAGAGGGGATGGTGAAGTTCTTCCTTGTTAACTCTAGTCCCTACTCTAGTGTAACAAACAGGATTATCCTTCCCTCTTTTTGTCTTATAATGACGGAAAGAAGCTAGAAAAGTTGCTACTAGGATGAATCTTCCATCCTAGCTTCCGCTATCAAAGAAAGAAGTGGTATTATCTTGAAAAAGAAAGTGGAACCATGTTGGTCGGTCTTCATACGGTGAATGCTCAGACCTACTATTTTGGTCCGAACGGAGCTATGCAAACAGGTTGGAAACAGCTTGATGGTAATTGGTACTATTTCCAAGCTGATGGTTCTTTGTTGAAGAACGCAACAACACCTGATGGTTACAAAGTAAACGAAGAAGGTATCTGGAAACAGGCTGTTGCTGCTGTAGATAGCGAGGCAGTCAAGCCAGAACAGAAACAAGAAGCTGATTCCTCTATTGTTGAACAACCTAAACAAGATTCAAATCTAGAAGCCAACGCTTCTGAAAAGAAAGAAAAAGAATAAAGAAGAAATCCCCTACTGGCAACTAATTTATCAGTAGGGGATTTTTTAATTTCGTTTTAATTTAGCAAGTACAAGGTTCAGTGCATAGTGGAGTGTTTTGTCTTTGGTGATAAAGAGGGTCAAGAGGTAATAGATACCACAAGTTGCTACGGTAGACAGAACCATGAGAACCATATTGAAGTTGACCGTATAAGAGTTGATTTGGAAAAGAAATTTAAACGCAAAATAGATAGGGATGAATCCAAGGGATACAATAGTGTAACGTGTCAGAGTAGCAAAGATTTCTTTCAAATCAATCAGTTGGTGTTTCTGGATAAAGCGTATTTCCAGGAGAACGACGATAGTCTCCGCAAGAATGGTCGTAGCGATATAGTACTCTGGTGCGAAAATATTATTGAAATACAAGAGGCAGTTGAAGAGAATATTGGCTCCGCCACCAAGGAAGTAGAAGGCTGTTAAGCGATTTTCGTGGTCATTGATAAAGATAATTTGTTTACCAAGAATCAATTCGATAGCCCAGATGATGGTACGAAATGCAAAGACACTAGTCACGATTCCAGCTTCGAGGTATTTTTCAGAAGAGTAGATAACTGCCGCGTAGTTCCCTAATACCATAATCCCAATACTGGTTGGAACGATGAGGAAGTAGAAGAGAGCAGCTCCTTGATTCAGAAGATTTTTATAAGAATTGTAGTCTTTCTTACCGAGGTAGTAGCCGAGTCGTGGAATGCTAACGTTGATAGCTCCACTCAAGACACTAGCAATCAACATAACGATGCTAGAAGCAATGGTGTAATAAGAAATGTAGTTTTCATCTGGTCCCTTGGTGATAAACATTCTATCAAGCAAGGTATAGAGCATGTTAGCGTTCGCTAAGAGTAGCATGGTCAAGAGCGGTTTAGATGCTTTGACTAATTCAACAAGACCGATCTTAACAAAGGAAACTTCTCTCTTAATCCAAAGAAAACTGAGCAGGTAGTTGAAGATAGTGGTTGCTGTCATAACGATAGCATAAGGAACGATATCATCTGCCGTTTTAACAAAGGTGAAGATAGCGACCAGCATGGCAATCCGGATGATCAATGTCTTATAGAGGATGAAGGAATAATTTTCATACGCTTCGTTCATCCATTCGATATTGAGAAATTGGAAGAGTGCTTGGGCCCCTAGGATGTAGTACAGGACTTTCAGATTCTCAATGCTGGTGTCAAAGAAGATAATGAGGAAGTAGATACCTGTCGTCAGGAGAGAGGTGAAAACCGAGATATAAAACAACTTAGAAAAGACGTAGTTGATTTTATTCTTGTCATCCTTGACCTTACTGATAGCTCGAATCCCGTAGTTGTATATTCCAAAGGCAGCTAGTGGAATAACGAAACTTGCCCAGGTATTGGCTGTATTGAAATAACCGTAATTGGATTTGCTGAGAATCCGCGTCAGATAAGGATTGGTTATCAGTGGAAAAACGATATTGAGAATATTGACCAGCAAGCTGGCTAAGGCATTTACTTTTATATTTTTCATTGAACTTTCTTTCTTAAATCTAAAATCATATCTAGTATTATATCACATTCTCGCTTCATTCTTTTGATAAAATCGTAAAAATCTAGTATAATAGATAGACTGAAAGTATGAGGTTACTAGATATGAAGATGAAACAAATTAGTGATACAACACTGAAAATCACGATGACTTTAGATGATTTGATGGATCGGGGAATGGAGATTGCAGACTTTCTCGTTCCTCAGGAAAAAACCGAAGAGTTTTTCTATGCTATTTTAGATGAGTTAGAGATGCCAGACAATTTCTTGGATAGTGGCATGCTGAGTTTCCGCGTGACGCCAAAACCTGATAAGGTCGACGTCTTTGTGACCAAGTCCAAGATTGACCAAAATTTGGATTTTGAAGATTTGGCGGATCTACCAGACATGGAAGAATTAGCCCAAATGTCGCCGGATGAATTTCTCAAAACCTTGGAAAAGAGCATTGCAGATAAAACCAAGGACGATATTGAGGCCATCCAATCTCTAGAGCAGGTCGAAGCAAAGGAAGAAGAGCAAGAGCAGGCAGACAAGGAGACTGAGAATAAGAAAGAACCTTACATCTACTACATCCTTTCTTTTGCGAAGTTAGCTGACTTGGTTTCTTTTGCAAAGACGGTTAACTACCAGATGGAAACATCTGAACTCTATAAGATGAATGGACACTACTATTTGACAATCTTAGTCGATGTGGAAAATCATCCAAGTCCATATCCGGCTTGGCTCTTGGCTCGTATGCGTGAATTTGCAGATGATAGTGACATCAGTCGTTCAGTTTTGCAAGAGTATGGGCAAATCTTGATCAATCACGATGCAGTTCTTAATTTGCAAAAGATTCATTCATAATTTTTAAAATCAATTTTCATTTATCAAGAAAGACGAATCATGGGATTCGTTTTTTCTTTACTAGACTGAAATAGTGATTTACTATAATAGGAATTTTCATAAAATTCTGTTATAATGGCTATATCAGAAAATTTCTAGGAGACAAACATGACAGTTAAAATTGCTTTACTTGGATTTGGTACCGTTGCAAGTGGCGTGCCTTTCCTCCTAAAGGAAAATGGAGAAAAAATCATCCAATCAGCTCATTCTGAGATTGAAGTAGCCAAGGTATTGGTCAAGGATGAAGATGAAAAGAATCGCTTGCTTGCAGCAGGGAATGACTTTAACTTTGTGACCAATGTAGATGATATTTTAGCAGACAAAGATGTTACCATTGTAGTGGAATTGATGGGGCGTATCGAACCAGCTAAGACCTTTATCACTCGTGCCTTAGAAGCTGGGAAACACGTTGTTACTGCTAACAAGGACCTTTTGGCTGTCCATGGTACAGAATTGTTAGAAATCGCTAAAGAGCATAATGTAGCACTTTACTACGAAGCGGCAGTAGCTGGTGGGATTCCAATTCTTCGTACTTTGGCAAATTCATTAGCTTCTGACAAAATTACGCGCGTTCTTGGTGTCGTTAACGGAACTTCCAACTTCATGATGACCAAGATGGTCGAAGAAGGCTGGTCTTACGATGATGCTCTGGCTGAAGCACAAAGATTAGGTTTTGCAGAAAGCGATCCTACAAATGACGTGGATGGGATTGACGCAGCCTACAAGATGGTGATTTTGAGCCAGTTTGCTTTTGGTATGAAGGTTGCCTTTGACGATGTAGCCCACAAGGGAATCCGTAACATCACACCAGAAGACGTAGCTGTAGCTCAAGACTTGGGCTATGTAGTGAAATTGGTTGGTTCTATCGAGGAAACTCCTTCAGGTATTGCTGCAGAAGTGACTCCAACCTTCCTACCTAAAGCACATCCACTTGCCAGTGTGAATGGGGTAATGAACGCAGTCTTTGTAGAATCTATCGGTATTGGTGAATCTATGTATTACGGACCAGGTGCGGGTCAAAAACCAACTGCAACAAGTGTTGTAGCGGACATTGTCCGTATCGTTCGTCGCTTGAATGATGGTACTATTGGTAAAGACTTCAACGAATATAGCCGTGACTTGGTCTTGGCTAATCCAGAAGATGTCAAAGCTAATTACTACTTCTCAATCTTGGCTCCAGACTCAAAAGGTCAGGTCTTGAAATTGGCTGAGATTTTCAACGCTCAAGATATTTCCTTCAAGCAAATCCTCCAAGATGGCAAAGAGGGTGACAAGGCGCGTGTCGTCATTATTACACATAAGATCAATAAAGCACAACTTGAGAATGTTTCAGCTGAGTTGGCCAAAGCTTCAGAATTTGACCTCTTGAATACCTTCAAGGTGTTAGGAGAATAGGATGAAGATTATTGTACCTGCAACCAGTGCCAATATTGGGCCAGGTTTTGATTCGGTCGGTGTAGCTGTTACCAAGTATCTTCAAATTGAGGTCTGTGAAGAACGGGATGAGTGGTTGATTGAACACCAGATTGGCAAATGGATTCCCCATGACGAGCGTAATCTTTTGCTTAAGATTGCCTTGCAAATTGCGCCTGACTTGCAACCGAGACGCTTGAAAATGACCAGTGATGTTCCCTTGGCGCGTGGTTTGGGTTCTTCTAGCTCGGTTATCGTTGCTGGAATTGAACTGGCTAACCAACTGGGCAATCTCAACTTATCTGACCATGAAAAATTGCAGCTGGCGACCAAGATTGAAGGGCATCCTGACAATGTGGCTCCAGCTATCTATGGTAATCTTGTTGTTGCGAGCTCTGTTGACGGAGAAGTTTCTGCTATCGTAGCAGACTTCCCAGAGTGTGATTTTTTAGCTTATATTCCCAACTATGAACTGCGTACCCGAGACAGTCGTGGTGTCCTTCCTAAGAAATTGTCCTACAAGGAAGCTGTTGCAGCTAGTTCTATCGCCAATGTGGCCGTTGCAGCCTTGTTAGCAGGAGATATGGTGACTGCTGGGCAAGCAATCGAGGGGGACCTCTTCCATGAGCGCTATCGTCAGGACCTAGTGAGAGAATTTGCGACGATTAAGCAAGTAGCCAAAGAGAATAGTGCCTATGCAACCTATCTCTCTGGTGCCGGACCGACAGTTATGGTCTTGGCTTCTCACGACAAGATGCCGAAGATTAAGGCAGAATTGCAAAAGCAGTCTTTCAAAGGCAAACTTCATGATTTGAAAGTTGACACCCAAGGTGTCCGTGTCGAAACAAAGTAAAGAAATAGAAGATAGGATGGGGAAACTCTTGAACAGAGGGCTTCCTGTCCTTTTTTTGAAAAGAAGTCTAGTCAAAGAACTTGATAAAGGAGAAATAAAGATGGCAGAAATTTATCTAGCAGGTGGTTGTTTTTGGGGTTTAGAGGAATATTTTTCCCGTATTTCTGGAGTACTAGCAACCAGTGTCGGCTACGCTAATGGGCAGGTCGAAACGACCAATTACCAGCTGCTCAAGGAAACAGACCATGCAGAGACTGTTCAAGTGATCTACGATGAGAAAGCAGTGTCACTCAGAGAGATTTTGCTCTATTATTTCCGAGTCATCGATCCCTTATCTATCAATCAGCAAGGGAATGACCGTGGTCGTCAATATCGAACGGGGATTTATTACCAAGATGAAGCAGACTTGCCAGCTATCTACACTGTGGTGCAGGAGCAGGAACGCATGCTAGGTCGAAAGATTGCAGTAGAAGTGGAGAAACTTCGCCACTATATTCTGGCGGAAGACTACCACCAAGACTATCTTAAGAAGAATCCTTCAGGTTACTGTCATATCGATGTGACCGATGCTGAGAAGCCATTGATTGATGTGGCAAACTATGAAAAGCCTAGTCAAGAGGTGTTAAAGGACAGTTTAACTGAAGAGTCCTATCGTGTCACCCAAGAAGCTGCTACAGAGGCTCCATTTAGTAATGCCTATGACCAAACCTTTGAAGAAGGGATTTATGTAGATATCACGACTGGCGAGCCACTTTTTTTTGCCAAGGATAAGTTTGCTTCAGGTTGTGGTTGGCCAAGTTTTAGTCGTCCGATTTCTAAGGAGTTGATTCACTACTACAAGGATTTGAGTCATGGAATGGAGCGAATCGAAGTTCGTTCTCGGTCAGGAAATGCTCACTTGGGGCATGTTTTCACAGATGGACCTCGTGAGTTAGGTGGCCTCCGTTACTGTATCAATTCGGCTTCCTTGCGTTTTGTAGCCAAGGATGAGATGGAAGAAGCAGGATACGGCTATTTATTGCCATACTTAAACAAATAAACAGAGAGGGTGGGCGCTTCCCACTTTCTTCATTTCCAGAATAAGAATAGAAGGGATCTATGAAACACTTACTATCTTACTTCAAACCCTATATCAAAGAATCCATTTTAGCTCCCTTGTTCAAGTTGCTTGAAGCTGTTTTTGAGCTCTTGGTTCCCATGGTAATTGCTGGGATTGTTGACCAGTCTTTACCTCAGGCATATCAAGGGCACCTCTGGATTCAGATTGGCCTACTCCTTATCTTTGCAGTGATTGGCGTTTTAGTGGCTTTGGTAGCTCAGTTTTACTCAGCCAAGGCAGCGGTTGGTTTTGCCAAAGAACTGACAGACGACCTTTATCGTCATATTCTTTCTTTATCTAAGAACAGCAGAGACCGTTTGACAACTTCTAGCTTGGTGACCCGCTTGACTTCTGATACCTACCAGATACAGACTGGTATCAATCAATTCCTGCGCCTCTTTTTGCGAGCGCCTATTATCGTTTTTGGTGCAATCTTTATGGCCTATCGCATCTCAGCTGAGCTGACTTTTTGGTTTTTGGTCATGGTTGGTTTTTTGACAATCGTTATTGTCGGTCTCTCTCGAATGGTCAATCCTCTCTACAGTAGTCTCAGAAAGAAAACAGACCAACTGGTTCAGGAAACGCGCCAGCAATTGCAAGGGATGCGAGTTATTCGTGCTTTGGGTCAGGAAAAACGAGAGTTACAAATTTTTCAAACCCTTAACCAAGTTTATGCTAGATTGCAAGAAAAGACGGGTTTCTGGTCTAGTTTGTTAACACCTCTGACCTATCTGATTGTTAATGGAACCCTTCTCGTCATCATCTGGCAGGGATATATTTCAATTCAAGGAGGTTTACTCAGTCAAGGTGCCCTGATTGCTCTTATCAACTACCTCTTGCAGATTTTGGTGGAATTGGTTAAGCTCGCCATGCTGATCAATTCCCTCAACCAGTCCTATATCTCAGCCAAGCGAATCGAGGAAGTCTTTGACGAGGCTCCAGAAGATATTCATTCAGAATTAGAACAAAAGATAGTTACCAGCGAGCAAGTTTTACAAGTCCAAGAATTGACCTTTACCTATCCTGATGCGGCCCAGCCTTCTCTGAGAGACATTTCCTTTGATATGAAGCAGGGGCAAATCCTTGGTATCATTGGGGGAACGGGTTCTGGTAAATCAAGCTTGGTGCAAGTCTTACTTGGACTCTATCCAGTAGACAAGGGGAGCATTGACCTTTATCGAAATGGACGTAGTCCTCGTAATCTTGAGCAGTGGCGGTCTTGGATTGCCTATGTGCCCCAAAAGGTCGAACTCTTTAAAGGAACTATTCGTTCCAACTTGACTTTGGGTTTCAATCGAGAAGTATCTGACCAAGAACTCTGGCAGGCCTTGGAGATTGCGCAAGCTAAGGATTTTGTCAGTGAAAAGGAAGGACTTTTGGATGCCCTAGTTGAAGCAGGAGGCCGAAATTTTTCAGGTGGGCAAAAACAACGTCTGTCTATCGCCCGAGCAGTCTTGCGCCAAGCTCCATTTCTCATCCTAGATGATGCGACCTCAGCTCTCGACACCATCACAGAGTCCAAGCTGTTGAAAGCTATCCGAGAAAATTTGCCAGACACGAGCTTAATCTTGATTTCTCAACGAACCTCAACTTTACAGATGGCTGACCAGATTCTCCTTTTGGAAAAAGGTGAGCTACTAGCTATTGGCAAGCACGATGACTTGATAAAAACTAGCCAAGTCTATCGCGAAATCAATGCATCCCAACATGGAAAGGAGGAAGAGCATGAGACGACAAACTGCAAACCAGACGCTCAAACGTTTGGCTAAGGATTTAGCAAGCCATCCCTTCCTCCTTTTCCTAGCCTTTCTAGGAACGATTGCCCAAGTTGGCTTATCAATTTATCTACCTATCTTGATTGGGCAGGTCATTGATCAGGTCCTGGTGGCTGGTTCTTCACCAGTTTTTTGGCAGATTTTTCTCCAGATGATCTTGGTGGTAATAGGAAATACACTGGTACAATGGGCCAATCCTCTCCTCTATAATCGTCTAATCTTCTCTTATACCAGAGACTTGCGAGAGCGAATCATCCATAAGCTCCATCGTTTACCGATTGCCTTTGTGGATAGACAAGGTAGCGGGGAGATGGTTAGTCGTGTAACCA
Encoded here:
- a CDS encoding LicD family protein, yielding MLQWLKRSLASLLGDKKDLVKNLPIIKSLNKKANIDLDSKRSNLLKENFEDILKAIYQSNLKTYDIWLDFGTLLGFYRENDLIPHDLDMDFGIIIPDYEAFLRDEKVLLEKGFVRTKEFYYNDKLVELSYSYKGLNVDFIVYDKKEDAISSDTIFYMTNALGNPTRYEVYHYELPFTALTECSFKEILVKVPENTRDYISHLYGEDFEIPNTHYNWKENPIYKQKDANLAKVLLKK
- a CDS encoding oligosaccharide flippase family protein, with translation MKNIKVNALASLLVNILNIVFPLITNPYLTRILSKSNYGYFNTANTWASFVIPLAAFGIYNYGIRAISKVKDDKNKINYVFSKLFYISVFTSLLTTGIYFLIIFFDTSIENLKVLYYILGAQALFQFLNIEWMNEAYENYSFILYKTLIIRIAMLVAIFTFVKTADDIVPYAIVMTATTIFNYLLSFLWIKREVSFVKIGLVELVKASKPLLTMLLLANANMLYTLLDRMFITKGPDENYISYYTIASSIVMLIASVLSGAINVSIPRLGYYLGKKDYNSYKNLLNQGAALFYFLIVPTSIGIMVLGNYAAVIYSSEKYLEAGIVTSVFAFRTIIWAIELILGKQIIFINDHENRLTAFYFLGGGANILFNCLLYFNNIFAPEYYIATTILAETIVVLLEIRFIQKHQLIDLKEIFATLTRYTIVSLGFIPIYFAFKFLFQINSYTVNFNMVLMVLSTVATCGIYYLLTLFITKDKTLHYALNLVLAKLKRN
- the mecA gene encoding adaptor protein MecA produces the protein MKMKQISDTTLKITMTLDDLMDRGMEIADFLVPQEKTEEFFYAILDELEMPDNFLDSGMLSFRVTPKPDKVDVFVTKSKIDQNLDFEDLADLPDMEELAQMSPDEFLKTLEKSIADKTKDDIEAIQSLEQVEAKEEEQEQADKETENKKEPYIYYILSFAKLADLVSFAKTVNYQMETSELYKMNGHYYLTILVDVENHPSPYPAWLLARMREFADDSDISRSVLQEYGQILINHDAVLNLQKIHS
- the msrB gene encoding peptide-methionine (R)-S-oxide reductase MsrB, producing the protein MAEIYLAGGCFWGLEEYFSRISGVLATSVGYANGQVETTNYQLLKETDHAETVQVIYDEKAVSLREILLYYFRVIDPLSINQQGNDRGRQYRTGIYYQDEADLPAIYTVVQEQERMLGRKIAVEVEKLRHYILAEDYHQDYLKKNPSGYCHIDVTDAEKPLIDVANYEKPSQEVLKDSLTEESYRVTQEAATEAPFSNAYDQTFEEGIYVDITTGEPLFFAKDKFASGCGWPSFSRPISKELIHYYKDLSHGMERIEVRSRSGNAHLGHVFTDGPRELGGLRYCINSASLRFVAKDEMEEAGYGYLLPYLNK
- a CDS encoding ABC transporter ATP-binding protein, producing MKHLLSYFKPYIKESILAPLFKLLEAVFELLVPMVIAGIVDQSLPQAYQGHLWIQIGLLLIFAVIGVLVALVAQFYSAKAAVGFAKELTDDLYRHILSLSKNSRDRLTTSSLVTRLTSDTYQIQTGINQFLRLFLRAPIIVFGAIFMAYRISAELTFWFLVMVGFLTIVIVGLSRMVNPLYSSLRKKTDQLVQETRQQLQGMRVIRALGQEKRELQIFQTLNQVYARLQEKTGFWSSLLTPLTYLIVNGTLLVIIWQGYISIQGGLLSQGALIALINYLLQILVELVKLAMLINSLNQSYISAKRIEEVFDEAPEDIHSELEQKIVTSEQVLQVQELTFTYPDAAQPSLRDISFDMKQGQILGIIGGTGSGKSSLVQVLLGLYPVDKGSIDLYRNGRSPRNLEQWRSWIAYVPQKVELFKGTIRSNLTLGFNREVSDQELWQALEIAQAKDFVSEKEGLLDALVEAGGRNFSGGQKQRLSIARAVLRQAPFLILDDATSALDTITESKLLKAIRENLPDTSLILISQRTSTLQMADQILLLEKGELLAIGKHDDLIKTSQVYREINASQHGKEEEHETTNCKPDAQTFG
- the thrB gene encoding homoserine kinase, with product MKIIVPATSANIGPGFDSVGVAVTKYLQIEVCEERDEWLIEHQIGKWIPHDERNLLLKIALQIAPDLQPRRLKMTSDVPLARGLGSSSSVIVAGIELANQLGNLNLSDHEKLQLATKIEGHPDNVAPAIYGNLVVASSVDGEVSAIVADFPECDFLAYIPNYELRTRDSRGVLPKKLSYKEAVAASSIANVAVAALLAGDMVTAGQAIEGDLFHERYRQDLVREFATIKQVAKENSAYATYLSGAGPTVMVLASHDKMPKIKAELQKQSFKGKLHDLKVDTQGVRVETK
- a CDS encoding LicD family protein; translation: MISFIEKNYFKINLLFLSVISFYCMAGLIVPLQPISANKFVTLGMTLMGVLLGLYNFFIKKVYLNVRKIEYLILFFLMNILTAALVVKYGFSTNIKNLVVFFIYFFALYPAFQSFTVKKARALFDVFFSVITVANTIGVFVSIWQFFMLQGYRVLDYKGLLIRQGFVESRLFGILASPNYLSIISLMVIIYLWMRLSLYNTVLKTLAISSILLNFAYIVLSGSRTTYICLVVVAFLYALMTANWSKKTKSLLTVLVTVGLVFVGYNGIKYSSDIYLKAHSTQIQKNQENGQNGDNNLSLERTDTSEENISNNRFAIWQSTASFIPRRPLFGYSGGNWYELGKEYDASAYIIKQHYLTHNGYLELLFYDGITGFIPMAIFMLSFIISSLKKYKKDLQEGRHNHELITILLMTVVILISNLFLSSTFYGISLQGCILFVISGYYFSVLYKKRDGYRKLDEAEIKEVELDVMDYIHNLCQKENINYSLAYGTLLGAVRHKGYIPWDDDIDISLKRDEYDKLYQAILQDNDPVYKVVSWENDARYPYPFYRVYDARTVYDNNYIENDIDLGICVDVFPFDYYADVNKDMVKLDTYRRLSVYTLYGIHNKNAKLKNVFRYLLVLVFRLTRVKTWNQKMNTLSMQEKDGDFIDYLMENKRVSTKFDKSFLDTTIDSPFEDRVYKIPEAYQPILSAIYGDDFMEIPPLEKRVKHDDFLAYIKEG
- a CDS encoding homoserine dehydrogenase, whose translation is MTVKIALLGFGTVASGVPFLLKENGEKIIQSAHSEIEVAKVLVKDEDEKNRLLAAGNDFNFVTNVDDILADKDVTIVVELMGRIEPAKTFITRALEAGKHVVTANKDLLAVHGTELLEIAKEHNVALYYEAAVAGGIPILRTLANSLASDKITRVLGVVNGTSNFMMTKMVEEGWSYDDALAEAQRLGFAESDPTNDVDGIDAAYKMVILSQFAFGMKVAFDDVAHKGIRNITPEDVAVAQDLGYVVKLVGSIEETPSGIAAEVTPTFLPKAHPLASVNGVMNAVFVESIGIGESMYYGPGAGQKPTATSVVADIVRIVRRLNDGTIGKDFNEYSRDLVLANPEDVKANYYFSILAPDSKGQVLKLAEIFNAQDISFKQILQDGKEGDKARVVIITHKINKAQLENVSAELAKASEFDLLNTFKVLGE